In Corylus avellana chromosome ca2, CavTom2PMs-1.0, the following proteins share a genomic window:
- the LOC132168974 gene encoding uncharacterized protein LOC132168974, with translation MSVAMVNSSTVMEFIQDTQTFNSCIKECFEMLDVDGNGMLSQRELLDGFHRVFSLEYNLYDSIFKRFDEDQNGVIDPMEFRSLVRELMLAMARGFGDLPVLVALEQDSLLMKAAQHELARLQVKGARRKNRKTQKNVFFGVCLCCHKSKTT, from the coding sequence ATGAGTGTAGCCATGGTGAATAGCTCAACAGTAATGGAATTCATCCAAGACACACAGACGTTCAACAGCTGCATTAAAGAATGTTTTGAGATGCTTGATGTGGACGGCAATGGCATGCTTTCACAGAGAGAGCTTCTTGAtggatttcatagggttttcTCATTGGAATACAATCTTTATGATTCCATTTTCAAGAGGTTTGATGAGGATCAAAATGGGGTCATTGATCCTATGGAGTTTAGGTCTCTTGTTAGGGAGCTGATGCTTGCCATGGCTCGGGGGTTTGGTGATTTGCCTGTTTTGGTGGCTCTTGAGCAAGATAGCCTGCTCATGAAAGCTGCTCAACATGAATTGGCCAGACTGCAGGTGAAGGGAGctagaagaaaaaatagaaagacaCAAAAGAATGTGTTTTTTGGTGTATGCCTATGCTGTCACAAATCGAAAACTACCTAG
- the LOC132172172 gene encoding uncharacterized protein LOC132172172: MIPACFSQPNTLSNTSQAPQNLITCIYQTHLCDSPTYLTLTWSKTLFSHSLTIYAADSFSISISLHPSSFPFFRTRPGSKSIYLARHRYQRIKLYWDFTRADFTHNSAEPDSSFYVAVSCNAKLEFFLGDLFDEFTRRSGLALTRRVQLGEPTLLSRREHVFGRRNYVSRAQFLGSKHEIGIECGGGVLKVKVDGEIRLVIKRLAWKFRGNEKIYVGGIEVEFFWDVFNWVNNNYSNNNSGSNGNGHGVFVFQVGDGGVWPEMVGPEKRLMRKSLSFSSGSGAVPSMISTSPSTPSCSSVLQWAEESSDGGRSSCSSTKSCGSNGGFSLLLYAWRRD; the protein is encoded by the coding sequence ATGATTCCAGCATGTTTCAGCCAACCCAACACACTCTCAAACACCTCTCAAGCACCTCAAAACCTCATAACCTGCATCTACCAAACGCACCTCTGCGACTCTCCAACCTATCTCACTCTCACCTGGTCTAAAACCCTCTTCTCCCACTCCCTCACCATTTACGCCGCCGACTctttctccatctccatctcccTCCACCCATCAAGCTTCCCCTTCTTCCGAACCCGACCCGGATCCAAATCCATTTACCTCGCCCGCCACCGCTACCAGAGAATCAAGCTCTACTGGGACTTCACTCGGGCCGACTTCACCCACAACTCCGCCGAGCCCGACTCCAGCTTCTACGTCGCCGTCTCCTGCAATGCCAAGCTCGAATTCTTTCTCGGCGATCTTTTCGACGAGTTCACGCGGCGGTCCGGGTTGGCCTTGACTCGCCGAGTCCAACTCGGCGAGCCGACTCTGTTGTCGAGGCGGGAGCACGTGTTTGGACGCAGGAATTATGTATCCCGAGCCCAGTTCTTGGGAAGCAAACACGAGATTGGGATCGAGTGCGGCGGCGGAGTGCTCAAAGTAAAAGTGGACGGAGAAATCCGGCTTGTTATAAAAAGGCTTGCGTGGAAATTCAGAGGGAATGAGAAAATCTACGTGGGTGGGATTGAGGTGGAATTCTTTTGGGATGTTTTTAATTGggttaataataattatagtaataataatagtgGGAGTAATGGAAATGGGCATGGGGTGTTTGTTTTTCAAGTGGGTGATGGAGGGGTGTGGCCGGAGATGGTAGGGCCGGAGAAGAGGTTGATGAGGAAGAGCTTGTCCTTCTCGTCGGGATCCGGGGCAGTGCCGTCGATGATATCGACGTCGCCGTCGACACCGTCGTGCTCAAGTGTGTTGCAGTGGGCGGAGGAGAGCAGCGATGGGGGGAGGAGTTCGTGTTCTTCCACTAAGTCTTGTGGGAGTAATGGGGGGTTCTCTTTGTTGCTGTATGCTTGGAGGAGGGATTAG
- the LOC132171855 gene encoding uncharacterized protein LOC132171855: MAGLYCGITAPHLMRLHGLRCSSSTPDDNYKNNMNKRETQTPQILKLAVSGVTELLRLFSSSSNNQNRLERVDDKKRVEISVSGVDDVVMILKSDYENAYFVTGTFTSAIYAEDCIFEDPTIRFRGKALYSRNLKLLVPFFDRPSIGLQKIDKGINSKTNFVLATWKLRTYLKLPWKPLICIDGSTVYELDDEFNIVRHAESWNVSALEAIGQIFTPSFGRPNY; encoded by the exons ATGGCGGGGTTATATTGCGGTATAACAGCTCCTCATTTAATG AGACTCCACGGCCTCCGATGCTCCTCCAGCACACCGGATGACAATTACAAGAACAATATGAATAAGAGAGAAACCCAAACCCCGCAGATTTTGAAACTCGCGGTGAGCGGAGTCACTGAGCTTTTGAGactcttctcctcctcctccaacaACCAAAACAG ATTGGAAAGAGTGGATGATAAAAAGAGAGTAGAGATTTCAGTTTCAGGTGTTGATGATGTTGTAATGATCCTCAAATCTGATTATGAGAATGCCTACTTTGTAACAG GGACGTTTACTTCTGCAATTTATGCTGAAGATTGTATATTTGAAGATCCAACTATTAGATTTCGAG GTAAGGCATTGTATTCACGCAACTTGAAATTGCTTGTTCCTTTCTTTGACCGTCCGTCAATTGGATTGCAAAAGATTGACAAG GGTATCAATTCCAAAACTAATTTTGTGCTAGCAACATGGAAACTAAG GACTTACCTAAAACTTCCATGGAAGCCCCTCATTTGCATTGATGGAAGTACAGTCTACGAATTGGATGACGAGTTTAAT ATTGTTAGGCATGCTGAGAGTTGGAATGTTTCTGCGCTTGAAGCAATTGGGCAGATATTCACCCCTAGTTTTGGAAGGCCTAACTATTGA
- the LOC132168975 gene encoding DNA damage-repair/toleration protein DRT102-like, whose amino-acid sequence MAEPTSTTRPHKIIAGADSFGFALKDALVSQLRSLDIDVEDLGTSSYGSIAAEVGRRVSSSPADTRGLIAYGSSVGFAIFADKFPGVFAATCLASEEALNGRSINKSNSLALACLSTSPESAVEILNTWLNTPFKSPCPASGSNPWPEYCLVNDMEFSPIDTIPGGSMKILRESPTSAIVRFKAGSEEPAHHHTFGLQQVVLEGKKRVWNITKEESYDLGVGDYLFTRAGDVHRAQYYTDTELFITWDGKWDMIFTQDLEAAKAAIDKELENGSK is encoded by the coding sequence ATGGCAGAGCCCACCTCCACGACCCGCCCCCACAAAATCATAGCCGGAGCGGACTCCTTCGGCTTCGCCCTCAAGGACGCGCTCGTCTCCCAACTGCGCTCCCTCGACATCGACGTCGAGGATCTGGGCACCTCCTCCTATGGCTCCATCGCAGCCGAGGTCGGTCGCCGCGTATCCTCCTCCCCCGCCGACACCCGGGGCCTCATCGCCTATGGCTCTAGCGTCGGGTTCGCCATCTTCGCCGACAAGTTTCCGGGCGTCTTCGCCGCCACCTGCCTAGCCAGCGAGGAAGCCCTCAACGGCCGCTCCATCAACAAGTCCAACTCCCTCGCCCTCGCCTGCCTGTCCACCTCCCCGGAGTCTGCCGTCGAGATCCTCAACACCTGGCTCAACACCCCCTTCAAGTCCCCTTGCCCCGCCTCCGGCTCCAACCCCTGGCCCGAATATTGTTTGGTGAATGACATGGAATTCAGCCCGATCGACACGATTCCAGGTGGGTCGATGAAGATCCTGAGGGAGAGCCCAACCTCGGCGATTGTGAGGTTCAAGGCCGGGAGTGAGGAGCCTGCTCACCACCATACCTTCGGGCTCCAACAGGTGGTGTTGGAGGGGAAGAAGAGAGTGTGGAATATCACAAAGGAGGAGAGTTACGATTTGGGGGTTGGCGACTATTTGTTCACTCGGGCAGGGGATGTGCATAGGGCTCAGTATTATACAGATACTGAGCTGTTCATCACGTGGGATGGAAAGTGGGATATGATCTTCACCCAGGATCTTGAGGCTGCCAAGGCTGCTATTGACAAGGAATTAGAAAATGGGTCTaagtga
- the LOC132168976 gene encoding DNA damage-repair/toleration protein DRT102-like gives MAEPTSATRPYKIISGADYFGCALKDELVSHLRSLHIDVEDLGTSSYYLVAAEVGRRVSSSPADTRGLVACGTGVGVSIFANKFPGVFAATCLTPEEALNARSINNSNVLAVSGMSTSRDSAVEILNAWLNTPFKSPCPASGSNPWPEDIQSFLDNSLPEMPKIGAQLQSDSDSTTPCALHCWVKDMEFSPIDTIPGGSMKILRESPTSAIVRFKAGSEEPAHHHTFGHEQVVLEGKKIVWNITKEERYDLGVGDYLFTPAGDVHRVKYYEYTECFITCDGKWDMIFVNQAAKTAIDKELENGSE, from the coding sequence ATGGCAGAGCCCACTTCCGCGACCCGCCCCTACAAAATCATATCCGGAGCGGACTACTTCGGCTGCGCCCTCAAGGACGAGCTCGTCTCCCACCTGCGCTCCCTCCACATAGACGTCGAGGATCTGGGCACCTCCTCCTACTACCTCGTCGCAGCCGAGGTCGGTCGCCGCGTATCCTCCTCCCCCGCCGACACCCGGGGCCTCGTCGCCTGCGGCACTGGCGTCGGGGTCTCCATCTTCGCCAACAAGTTTCCAGGCGTCTTCGCCGCCACCTGCCTAACCCCCGAGGAAGCCCTCAACGCCCGCTCCATCAACAACTCCAACGTCCTCGCTGTCTCCGGCATGTCCACCTCCCGGGACTCCGCCGTCGAGATCCTCAACGCCTGGCTCAACACCCCCTTCAAGTCCCCTTGCCCTGCCTCCGGCTCCAACCCCTGGCCCGAAGATATCCAGTCCTTCCTCGACAACTCCCTCCCCGAGATGCCCAAGATCGGAGCCCAGCTCCAATCGGATTCCGATTCAACAACACCCTGTGCCTTACATTGTTGGGTGAAGGACATGGAATTCAGCCCGATCGACACGATTCCAGGTGGGTCGATGAAGATCCTGAGGGAGAGCCCAACCTCGGCGATTGTGAGGTTCAAGGCCGGGAGTGAGGAGCCTGCTCACCACCATACCTTCGGGCACGAACAGGTGGTGTTGGAGGGGAAGAAGATCGTGTGGAATATCACAAAGGAGGAGAGGTACGATTTGGGGGTTGGCGACTATTTGTTCACTCCGGCAGGGGATGTGCATAGGGTGAAGTATTATGAATATACTGAGTGCTTCATCACGTGTGATGGAAAGTGGGATATGATCTTCGTCAATCAGGCTGCCAAGACTGCTATTGACAAGGAATTAGAAAATGGGTctgagtga
- the LOC132171005 gene encoding DNA damage-repair/toleration protein DRT102-like — translation MAEPTSATRPHKIIAGADSFGCALKDALVSHLRSLHIDVEDLGTSSYYSVAAEVGRRVSSSPADTRGLVACGTGVGVSIFANKFPGVFAATCLTPEEALNARSINNSNVLAVSGMSTSPESAVEILNAWLNTPFKSPCPASGSNPWPEDIQSFLDNSLSEMPKIGAQPQSDSDSTTPCALCCLVKNRELNPIDLIPGGSMKILRESPTSAIVRFKAGSVEPAHHHTFGHDLVVLEGKKSVWNITKKERYDLVVGDYLFTPAGDVHRVKYYEDTEFFIKWDGKWDMFFDEDLEAAKTAIDKELENGSK, via the coding sequence ATGGCCGAGCCCACCTCTGCGACCCGCCCCCACAAAATCATAGCCGGAGCGGACTCCTTCGGCTGCGCCCTCAAGGACGCGCTCGTCTCCCACCTGCGCTCCCTCCACATCGACGTCGAGGATCTGGGCACCTCCTCCTACTACTCCGTCGCAGCCGAGGTCGGTCGCCGCGTATCCTCCTCCCCCGCCGACACCCGGGGCCTCGTCGCCTGCGGCACTGGCGTCGGGGTCTCCATCTTCGCCAACAAGTTTCCGGGCGTCTTCGCCGCCACCTGCCTAACCCCCGAGGAAGCCCTCAATGCCCGCTCCATCAACAACTCCAACGTCCTCGCCGTCTCCGGCATGTCCACCTCCCCGGAATCCGCCGTCGAAATCCTCAACGCCTGGCTCAACACTCCCTTCAAGTCCCCATGCCCTGCCTCCGGATCCAACCCCTGGCCCGAAGATATCCAGTCCTTCCTCGACAACTCGCTCTCCGAGATGCCCAAGATCGGAGCCCAGCCCCAATCCGATTCCGATTCAACAACACCCTGTGCCTTATGTTGTTTGGTGAAGAACAGGGAATTGAACCCGATCGACCTGATTCCAGGTGGGTCGATGAAGATCCTGAGGGAGAGCCCGACCTCGGCGATTGTGAGGTTCAAGGCCGGGAGTGTGGAGCCTGCTCACCACCATACCTTCGGGCACGACCTGGTGGTGTTGGAGGGGAAGAAGAGCGTGTGGAATATCACAAAGAAGGAGAGGTATGATTTGGTGGTTGGCGACTATTTGTTCACTCCGGCAGGGGATGTGCATAGGGTGAAGTATTATGAAGATACTGAGTTCTTCATCAAGTGGGATGGAAAGTGGGATATGTTCTTCGACGAGGATCTTGAGGCTGCCAAGACTGCTATTGACAAGGAATTAGAAAATGGGtctaagtga